The Pedobacter roseus genome contains a region encoding:
- a CDS encoding ankyrin repeat domain-containing protein yields the protein MGIAQLEEQIEAGNLKAVKEILVENPKLANVDTSHHISPLLLACYYKKQEIADLIAEFVDDLTLFEACAVGKFDAATLLIFQNPNNINEFSEDGFTPLGLACYFGHEELSRFLVLKGADVNQASKNGFNVFPIHSAVAANNFNITKMLLDAGAYPNVCQKAGLAPLHTAAQLGNIEMIILLLEHGAEVSLRMEGGKLPADLAAEKGFNEIAEILRDDD from the coding sequence ATGGGTATAGCGCAGCTCGAAGAACAAATTGAGGCCGGAAATTTAAAAGCGGTAAAAGAAATTTTGGTAGAAAACCCAAAATTGGCCAATGTTGATACTTCACATCACATTTCGCCATTATTATTGGCCTGCTATTATAAAAAACAGGAAATTGCCGATTTAATCGCCGAATTTGTTGATGACTTAACCTTATTCGAAGCCTGTGCCGTTGGTAAATTTGATGCCGCTACTTTATTAATTTTTCAAAATCCCAATAACATTAACGAATTTTCTGAAGATGGTTTTACACCTTTAGGTTTAGCCTGCTATTTCGGACATGAAGAATTATCCCGCTTTCTGGTATTAAAAGGTGCAGATGTTAACCAGGCCTCTAAAAATGGATTTAATGTTTTCCCGATCCACTCGGCTGTTGCGGCCAATAATTTTAACATCACCAAAATGTTGCTAGACGCCGGTGCATACCCCAATGTTTGTCAAAAAGCTGGATTAGCGCCCTTACATACCGCAGCGCAACTGGGAAATATCGAAATGATTATTTTGCTTTTAGAACATGGAGCAGAGGTATCTTTACGCATGGAAGGCGGAAAACTACCGGCAGATTTAGCAGCAGAAAAGGGATTTAATGAAATTGCAGAAATTTTAAGAGACGATGATTAA
- a CDS encoding DUF2851 family protein, producing the protein MNFPEDFLHYVWQFRSFDYIDLQTAGGESLKIINPGLLNKNAGPDFFHAKIEIGDTIWAGNVEIHLKSSDWLKHNHQKDPAYENVILHVVYEHDAEIKRMDNTVLPVLELKSRISADLIQKYEKLFLTLTDFPCIAQIGTVEPLIVDSFLARTLIERFEQKTAAVTETLNELKGNWDETFYRFMARNFGFKINALPFELLAKAVPQNIYSKHKNNPHQIEALVFGAAGFLNDQFDEEYPQKLKAEFSFLQKKYKIKPVEISVWKFMRMRPQNFPTIRLAQFAALIVKANHLFSKVMEIKDIVQLRALFENLPINDYWKKHYHFKKETAGVNIQIGKSSVDNILLNTVGLFLFAYGKHTATQFYISRAIKLLESLPAEENAIIDKFTGAGVKIGHAFASQGILQLKKQYCDEKKCLSCGIGIKILKQA; encoded by the coding sequence TGGCAGTTCAGGTCCTTTGATTACATAGACCTGCAAACGGCTGGTGGAGAAAGCCTCAAAATCATCAATCCGGGTTTACTTAATAAAAACGCCGGACCGGATTTTTTTCATGCGAAAATCGAAATAGGCGATACCATTTGGGCTGGCAATGTAGAAATCCACCTCAAATCGTCAGATTGGTTAAAGCACAATCATCAAAAAGACCCTGCTTATGAGAATGTAATTTTGCATGTAGTTTACGAACATGATGCCGAAATTAAAAGAATGGACAATACGGTATTGCCGGTGCTCGAATTAAAAAGTCGCATATCTGCCGATCTGATCCAAAAATATGAAAAACTGTTCCTTACCCTTACCGATTTCCCCTGTATTGCCCAAATAGGAACTGTTGAACCATTGATTGTAGATTCTTTTTTAGCCAGAACCCTGATTGAACGTTTTGAGCAAAAAACAGCAGCAGTTACCGAAACTTTAAATGAACTGAAAGGCAATTGGGACGAAACTTTTTATCGTTTTATGGCCCGTAATTTTGGCTTCAAAATAAATGCGCTACCTTTCGAGCTGCTTGCAAAAGCAGTTCCACAGAATATTTATTCCAAACATAAAAATAACCCCCATCAAATTGAAGCGCTGGTTTTTGGTGCGGCAGGATTTTTAAATGATCAGTTTGACGAAGAATATCCCCAAAAGCTAAAAGCCGAATTCAGTTTTCTCCAGAAGAAATATAAAATAAAACCAGTCGAAATTTCGGTCTGGAAATTTATGCGGATGCGTCCACAGAATTTTCCAACCATCCGATTGGCCCAGTTTGCTGCATTAATTGTAAAGGCCAATCATCTTTTTTCTAAAGTAATGGAAATAAAAGATATAGTGCAGTTACGTGCCTTATTCGAAAACCTGCCCATTAACGATTATTGGAAAAAACATTATCATTTTAAAAAAGAAACTGCTGGTGTAAACATACAGATCGGTAAATCTTCTGTAGATAATATTCTCCTCAATACCGTCGGTTTGTTCTTGTTTGCTTATGGCAAACATACAGCTACGCAGTTTTACATCAGCAGGGCCATAAAATTGTTGGAAAGTCTTCCCGCTGAAGAAAATGCAATTATTGATAAATTTACAGGGGCAGGTGTAAAAATCGGACATGCATTTGCTTCACAAGGTATTTTACAGTTGAAAAAGCAGTACTGTGATGAGAAAAAATGCCTATCTTGTGGTATTGGAATTAAAATCCTAAAACAAGCATAA
- a CDS encoding LolA family protein, producing MKKLISALMVVVAFTTSTYAQTDAKAKAILADVSKKYKSYNIVKTDFTFTLDNPKAKVKETQQGTLYVKANSNKYKVAMTNQELFSDGKSQWTYLKKDKEVQVSNVDNSGDAINPAKIFTVYEKGFKYVYTGDEKVGGKTYEMIDLTPVDAKKSIFKVRLSIDKAAKQIANVVLFDKNGNKYTYNVKTFSPNVNVPETTFAFDAKKYPGVEVVDLR from the coding sequence ATGAAGAAATTAATTTCAGCATTAATGGTTGTAGTTGCTTTTACAACTTCAACTTATGCTCAAACTGATGCGAAAGCTAAAGCCATTTTAGCTGATGTGAGTAAAAAATACAAATCGTATAATATTGTAAAAACAGATTTTACCTTTACTTTGGATAATCCAAAAGCTAAAGTAAAAGAAACCCAGCAAGGTACTTTATACGTTAAAGCCAATTCTAATAAATATAAAGTGGCCATGACTAATCAGGAATTGTTTAGCGATGGTAAAAGCCAATGGACATACCTGAAAAAAGATAAAGAGGTGCAGGTAAGCAATGTAGATAATAGTGGTGACGCGATTAATCCTGCTAAAATTTTTACTGTTTACGAAAAAGGATTTAAATACGTTTATACTGGCGATGAAAAAGTAGGTGGTAAAACTTATGAAATGATCGACCTAACACCTGTTGATGCTAAAAAATCGATCTTTAAAGTACGTTTAAGCATTGATAAAGCCGCTAAACAGATTGCAAACGTGGTATTGTTTGATAAAAACGGAAACAAATACACTTACAATGTGAAAACTTTTTCGCCTAACGTAAATGTACCAGAAACTACTTTTGCTTTTGATGCCAAAAAATATCCTGGTGTTGAAGTGGTAGATTTAAGATAA
- a CDS encoding PspC domain-containing protein → MFQRIITYFEQQSFGVSTYLANKLNMSTAKVRLFFIYSSFLAVGFPILFYFLAAVVLDIRTYMKRMRSRIWE, encoded by the coding sequence ATGTTCCAGAGAATTATAACTTATTTTGAGCAGCAGAGTTTTGGTGTCTCTACTTATTTAGCCAACAAGTTAAATATGAGTACTGCAAAAGTCAGGTTGTTTTTTATTTATTCCTCGTTTTTAGCAGTGGGTTTCCCTATTTTATTCTACTTTTTGGCTGCAGTGGTGCTGGATATCAGGACTTATATGAAAAGAATGCGGTCGAGGATATGGGAGTAG
- a CDS encoding FtsK/SpoIIIE family DNA translocase, which produces MSVRGNQFKTNTFRDKGAESAPGRLSSGRQPKEKREFLPRFDLADGRAIKIVGLFFVILSLYFLIAFTSYLFTWQDDQSYVIDANGGWGNLFKTAEELKTAGITTPVVQNWLGKFGALLSHQFIYEWFGIASFLFVLAFFIIGYRLLFKVKILSISKTLGYSFFFLLFISLTLGFAHSFWSESPHYLEGEFGYWSNKLLGAQIGAAGVAGLIAFAGLTILIIAYNIDFKFPERKTKEVYLDNETPDYVNDIREQTTKNKIVEETSEPIEFPVRDKPPVSNERKQQNVVLQPSRYEEKEEEEVAPPVVLSPLATNLPIASAAAAAMPLVVEPPIEAEKEPAFTIEKTEEEKKSEDLVEQFGNYDEKLDLAGYKYPTIDLLENYGTNKISVNAEELEANKNKIVETLNHYNIEIDKIKATIGPTVTLYEIIPAPGVRISKIKNLEDDIALSLAALGIRIIAPMPGKGTIGIEVPNQHPEMVPMRSILNTEKWSQTTMDLPIALGKTISNEVFIADLAKMPHLLVAGATGQGKSVGINAILVSLLFKKHPAQLKFVLVDPKKVELTLFNRIERHFLAKLPGEADAIITDTKKVVNTLNSLCIEMDQRYDLLKDAQVRNLKEYNDKFIKRKLNPNNGHRFLPFIVLVVDEFADLMMTAGKEVEAPIARLAQLARAIGIHLVLATQRPSVNIITGTIKANFPARLAFRVLSKIDSRTILDSGGADQLIGRGDMLLSTGSDLIRLQCAFVDTPEVDRISEYIGNQRGYADAYQLPEYVDEAGEGSKADFDPNERDKFFEDAARLIVMHQQGSTSLIQRKLKLGYNRAGRIIDQLEAAGIVGPFEGSKAREVLYPDEYSLEQFLNGMDSKD; this is translated from the coding sequence ATGTCGGTACGGGGTAACCAGTTTAAAACCAATACATTCAGAGATAAAGGTGCTGAAAGCGCACCGGGCAGACTATCATCAGGTCGACAGCCAAAAGAGAAAAGAGAATTTTTACCAAGGTTCGATCTGGCAGACGGACGTGCAATTAAAATTGTAGGTCTGTTTTTTGTGATCTTATCGTTATATTTTTTAATTGCTTTTACTTCATACCTGTTTACCTGGCAGGATGACCAGAGTTATGTAATCGACGCAAATGGTGGCTGGGGCAATCTGTTTAAAACAGCCGAAGAATTAAAAACTGCTGGTATTACCACTCCGGTTGTTCAGAACTGGCTGGGTAAGTTTGGCGCATTATTGTCACATCAGTTCATTTACGAATGGTTCGGTATTGCCTCTTTTTTATTCGTTTTAGCCTTTTTTATTATCGGTTACCGTTTATTGTTTAAAGTTAAAATTCTTTCCATTTCTAAAACGCTGGGTTATAGTTTTTTCTTTTTACTCTTTATTTCATTAACCTTAGGTTTTGCACATAGTTTCTGGTCAGAATCGCCACATTACCTGGAAGGAGAGTTTGGTTACTGGAGCAATAAATTATTAGGTGCCCAGATTGGAGCAGCCGGTGTTGCCGGATTAATTGCTTTTGCGGGATTAACCATTTTGATTATTGCTTATAACATCGATTTTAAATTTCCTGAGCGTAAAACAAAGGAGGTTTACCTGGATAATGAAACACCGGATTATGTAAACGACATCAGGGAGCAGACCACAAAAAATAAGATAGTAGAAGAGACTTCTGAACCGATTGAATTTCCGGTACGTGATAAACCGCCTGTAAGCAACGAGCGCAAACAACAAAATGTGGTATTGCAACCCAGCCGTTATGAAGAAAAGGAAGAGGAAGAAGTTGCGCCACCAGTTGTGTTATCACCGTTGGCTACCAATTTACCTATTGCTTCTGCGGCAGCGGCAGCTATGCCTTTAGTGGTAGAACCACCAATTGAAGCAGAAAAAGAACCTGCATTTACCATCGAAAAAACCGAAGAGGAGAAAAAATCAGAAGATTTGGTTGAGCAGTTTGGCAATTATGATGAAAAACTGGATTTGGCTGGTTATAAATACCCAACCATTGATTTATTAGAAAATTACGGCACCAATAAAATTTCGGTTAATGCAGAAGAACTGGAGGCCAACAAAAATAAAATCGTCGAAACACTTAATCACTATAATATCGAAATCGATAAGATTAAGGCAACAATCGGTCCTACAGTTACTCTTTATGAGATTATTCCAGCTCCGGGGGTCAGGATTTCGAAAATTAAAAATTTAGAGGATGATATCGCACTTTCATTAGCTGCGCTAGGGATTCGTATTATTGCGCCAATGCCGGGTAAAGGTACAATTGGTATTGAGGTGCCAAACCAACACCCTGAGATGGTACCCATGCGCAGCATATTAAATACCGAAAAATGGAGCCAAACTACAATGGATTTGCCTATTGCTTTAGGTAAAACCATTAGTAATGAGGTTTTTATTGCCGATTTGGCAAAAATGCCCCACTTATTGGTAGCTGGTGCTACTGGTCAGGGTAAATCGGTGGGTATCAATGCCATTTTGGTTTCGTTGTTGTTTAAAAAACACCCTGCACAGCTGAAATTTGTATTAGTCGATCCGAAAAAAGTGGAATTGACCTTATTTAATAGGATTGAAAGGCATTTTTTGGCCAAATTACCAGGCGAGGCAGATGCCATTATCACCGATACCAAAAAAGTAGTAAATACCTTAAACTCGCTTTGTATCGAAATGGATCAACGTTACGATCTGTTGAAAGATGCGCAGGTAAGAAACCTGAAAGAATACAACGATAAATTTATCAAGCGCAAACTTAACCCAAACAATGGTCACCGGTTTTTACCTTTTATTGTTTTGGTGGTGGATGAGTTTGCCGATTTAATGATGACGGCGGGTAAAGAGGTGGAGGCACCAATTGCACGTTTGGCGCAGCTGGCAAGGGCTATCGGGATCCACCTGGTACTGGCCACACAGCGCCCTTCGGTAAATATTATTACCGGTACCATTAAAGCCAACTTCCCGGCAAGGTTAGCCTTCAGGGTTTTATCGAAAATCGATTCGAGGACCATTTTGGATAGTGGTGGTGCTGATCAGTTAATTGGTCGTGGTGATATGCTCTTATCTACAGGAAGCGACTTAATCAGGCTACAGTGTGCTTTTGTTGATACACCAGAGGTAGACCGGATTTCTGAATATATCGGTAACCAGCGCGGTTATGCAGATGCGTACCAGCTGCCCGAATATGTAGATGAAGCAGGGGAGGGAAGTAAGGCTGATTTTGATCCTAACGAGCGGGATAAGTTCTTTGAAGATGCGGCAAGGCTGATTGTGATGCATCAGCAGGGGTCGACCTCATTAATACAGCGTAAACTTAAACTGGGTTATAACCGGGCAGGGCGGATTATCGATCAATTGGAGGCTGCAGGTATTGTTGGCCCGTTTGAAGGAAGTAAAGCAAGAGAAGTTTTATACCCTGATGAGTATTCTTTGGAACAATTCTTGAATGGTATGGATAGCAAAGATTAG